The Balaenoptera acutorostrata chromosome 11, mBalAcu1.1, whole genome shotgun sequence genome segment TCTCAGCAGTTATCTGCCTTTGCTCACATGTCCCATTAATTCTCCTATCCTGTTCTTTTCCCACCCTGGGTGGCAGCCTGGAGATGCCCAAAGATGAGCTGCCAAACCACAACTGCATTAAGCACCTGCGCTCAGTGGTACAGCAGCAGCAGACACGAATTGCAGAGCTGGAAAAGACCTCAGCAGAACACAAACACCAGCTGGCAGAGCAGGTAGGGCGCAGAGAACACAGGGCAGAACACGTCTTTCATATGCAGATAACCTCGCGCCTGTGGGTGGCAGGTGTGAACATGAGCAGCAGATCTGTGCCTGCGCTTGAGAGCCTGGTCAGTGGATACTCTGCCTGTGCATAGCAGCGAATCAGGCTGGAGCTCTTCTTGCTTCCCTTCATCCCATCAGTGGCATTCATTTACTTAACATCTATCAAATGCCTTCCCTTGAAGGCACTACGctaagcactggggatacagctgGGAATGATACAGTCGTATCCCTGTCTTCATGAAGCTTCCACTCTAGTTGTTCCTCAGATCTGTCCATTTCCCTCATTCTCAGACAAACTTTTGTCTCTCATCTACTGTCTGTCTTAGCCATTATTCCTTGTTCTCCTTCCCCCCCGCAGAAGCGAGACATCCAGCTGCTCAAGGCGTACATGCGTGCAATTCGCAGTGTCAACCCCAACCTTCAGAGCCTGGAGGAGACGATTGAGTACAACGAGATCCTAGAGTGAGTGTCACTCAGGACGTGGAGTCATTCATCCCACGTCCTGGCACTGAGACCTGGGGGGAGGGTAAGAAGAGGCCTGGGCTGAGGCCACTGCTTCTCAGATGTTGGGATGAAGAACAGGGCCAGAGGAGAAGGCGATAACCTTCAACCCCAGCAGAGGATCTCATATTCTTTTGGGTGGTTGGAAGGGAAAGCTTACCCAAGAGTTAGATGGGTACCCACATGTACAAAGCCCTGTATTAAAGGCTGTGGGAGTGCTAGGAAGACCAAAAAGAGAAGATATTGTCCCTGACTTCAGGGAGCTTACAGTTCAGAGAAGAAGAGAGTACAAATCCAGGAAAGTGATCTAAAATACAGCAAAAACAAGTGAAGTAAACAAGCGAAGTCTAAGATCCCTTTCAGTTCTGGAGTTCTGCATAGTTCATAGACTAAACTGTGAGTCAGTCTGTATAGTGCAAATAGTGCTGCGAGGGACACAGTATAGAGGAATAATTGCTTCATTCAGTACACATtcgttgagcacttactacatgccaggcaccatgtGCTAAGTATTgggatttttaagaaaaataacaggaaCCCTACTCTCGTGGAGTTTAATCTGGTGAGTAACATGTGCTGACACTCGGATGGGACCAACTAGGGAAAGATCTGGAGTTTCTGAACTAatgatggaaggaaagaaggaggaatcGAGTTAGGTTGAGTGCAGAGCAGGCAGTTGTTCCTATTAGGAGAAAAGCCAATGCAGAGAAAGGGGACGAGCTGGACTGACCACCTCCAACTCCCTCCACACAGGTGGGTGAACTCCCTGCAGCCAGCACGAGTGACCCGCTGGGGAGGGATGATCTCCACCCCAGATGCTGTACTCCAGGCTGTAATCAAGCGCTCCCTGGTGGAGAGTGGCTGTCCTGCATCTATTGTCAACGAGCTGATCGAAAATGCCCATGAGCGTAGCTGGCCCCAGGGTCTGGCCACACTAGAGACAAGACAGATGAACCGGCGTTACTATGAGAACTACGTGGCCAAGCGCATCCCTGGCAAGCAGGCTGTTGTCGTGATGGCCTGTGAGAACCAGCACATGGGTGATGACATGGTGCAGGAGCCAGGACTTGTCATGATATTTGCGCATGGCGTGGAAGAGATATAGGAGATCTCGACGGGCTATCTGGAAGAGATGAAAATCGGAAAATCCTGTCACTCCAGCAGCGGGGCCCTGAGTCCTCCCCACTTTCCTTAATACTGTGGCTAACGCTAGAGCCACACATCTCCCTGCTCTTCTGCCACTGAAGAGGGCCCCAGGGCACTCTGCTCAGCGTTTCAGGTGGGAAACCCAGATTCCCTCCTTTTGCCTAATATCTTCCCCTACAATGTCTGTATATTTTCCATCTGGTTGGGAAAGTCCCcacctctatttctgttttcctgcctAGGGTCCCTGGTTCCAGATATTTTCAGAAAGCACAAAGATACTCATTTTCTCTAGAGGATCAGGATGGAGTGAGGCATCTCTAACTGTTCCCCGCCTCCAAAACCAGGGAATCCAGAGCAGGCAGGCCTATTGACTCTATAAACAGCATTTAGAGGGCGGCTCTGGGGAGCAGACATCCTAAAGAAATGGTAAGGATGGAACAAAACCCTAGAAATAATGAGGCCATCGCTGGTGGCCCTTAGAGGAAGACTGGACCTCTGTGCCAAGCAATACCCTGTTCAGCCCACCTTAAAGGTGTGGGCTCCCGCTGGGTCTGCAGGTGTGCAGGTGGGGATGCCGAAAATTTCCAGATGAGCTCTTCTTTCCTACACTTTCTCACGATTAGGGCATGACAGGGTTGGGGGTGAGGGGTTAGTCCATTGGGGTGAATATGCTCAGCAGGAAGCAGCTCTCTGGCTTTTGCTGAAATTGTGTAGGCACTGCCTCTGGCACAGGCCATAATAGTTCCATAGTCCCCTCTCTCTCAGCCCTGTGATTGTAACTagttattttgataattttctttggccattgtttgtttatatttcactccctccctcacagtttttctttttttaagaatggCCTGACTATGGCTACCCCACTTTTCCAGCCCAGCCACATTGTTggcaatttaatttatttactttttttttttaagaaaggaaaaagaaaaaaaaattaacaaaacttaaAACTTCTTTTGCTGTTCCTATTGTGGGGATTTTTGGATAGGGTGGGACGGGGATGgggtctgttttatatttttccttttcagcacAACCTTTGGCTTTAATATAGGAAAGGCCAAGGGAGTCCTTGGCTGAACTGAAGTCTGCCCCAATCCTCCGTAACCCATCTGAGATGAGGAGCTTCCTCTATTCCAGTGATGGATGTGACAGTCCAGCATCAATGACTGTGCCCTCTGGAGAACTTTGCTCCCAGCCCATCTAGGGTCTCACTGTAAAACTCTGGACTTCGAGTATTAATTTTGAAGAAATCCTGCCCACCACTCCCCCCAACACCCGGTTTCCTTGGAGATATATAGCTGGGTTCTAGCTTCATCAGGCAAGATGGGATAGAAATTATGTCTCTGAGTACAAGCTGTGCTGTCTCACCCATACCCCCTTAGGACTTCAGCTGCATTTCGGGATGCCCAGGGCATTCCTTAATCCCTGGGGTGACTAGAAGAGTAAGAGAAGGGGAGGGATAGTGGGTATGATTGTCTTGATATGCAGGTGGAAGTGGGCTGGAGAGAGATGGCCATAAAGCTGCTCTTTTTGGAGCTTTTTTCCAGGCCAGCTTGCTGTAGGTCTGGGTAGCTGGGTCATGGCTCCACTGGaactgtggggaggagggaataCAGCTTGAAGGGGGTGAGGAACAGTCATATGTTCCAGCTCCAGGACATTGTGCTCAGGAATTTGAAAACGCTGCTATACTTAGTCTGGTTACTACATTTCTTCCACTCCCCTCTGCCCCTGCCTGCCTTACCCAGGCCCATTCCCTCCTGTTGTCACCCTCAGATGGAGCCAGGAAGCTCAGTTAAGGCTTCCCTACCCTTTGCACTAGTGTCTCTGCAGGTTGCTAGTTGTGTTATATATGTGCTGTTCCATGGTGTTGACTGCACTAATAAATCTTTTACTCAACTCTCTCAATTCTTAATTCACATCACTCCCCTCATGAAGGTTCTCTGCTTTGGCCTTTCTCTCACCTTAATTCCCCTGACTTCTTCCTTGCTTTGTAACCTACTCTTGTCTTAGAACTAACCTCTGTTCTAGGAGGAGTTCTGTCTGGGAGGAGTGTGCACCTCATAGCTCCTTTGCCTTGAGTGCCCTCCTGCATCCTTCCCTCCTGACTCCTGTTCTGCACAGCTGAAGCACTCTCACCAGTCATCTGAATTGTGCTCTTTGCAGGGTTTACCCTTGCTCCAAATCCATGTCTTCCCTATGTGTTCTGGGATTTGGGGACATTTTCTATAGACGATATGCAAGTACCTTTCCCCCTTGTCCCACAAACACCTTTGCTTTGGAATCTGGGATTCCATTGCAGGCAGGGAAGCCTCCACCCCCAGTGTCTCCTAACCAAGAAAGTACACATGAGGAAAGGAACCTGGAATGACTGCACCTGCTGTGGTTGTCAAATCTTAATAAACCCTTTTGTAGGCATTTGCTGCCACCTTCTCCctatcatgagaaaaaaaatcttcttttacCACAGTGTACCATATTATAAATTTGTTGAGCATTTATCGTGCACCTAACACGAATCTAATAGCATTCTAGATACTTCAGTggcgccaaaaaaaaaagcataaggaCATTCCTGTGCCCACTGAATCTACTACACTTTCATACATACAAGGTCTGATTAGAAGATACCGATGAATGTATCACAGTATAGCGCACAAGTGGCAATATATGTGCTCTAATGATACcagtagtgctttttttttttaagcttcttcAAAATTACTTCCAGAACCTGCTGCTCATTCTTTCAAATGTCATGAACGATGCCAAATCTTCCTTTTAAGGTAGATTTGGTTTTTTGGAAACAGTATTCATTGAATATCTATTCGGCAAGAACTCACTAGGgtggggctgtggggggtggttCTTGTAGCAAAATGGCACCTACCTTCAAAGAACTTACTCCCTAATTGAGATGAGTGTATAAGAAGACATCATAAATGTGGGAAGTGGATCTTACCACAAGCAATATGTGAGCAGAGGGAAGATAAAGCCACTGATTCTGATGGGTTCCAGGAAAGACTTTTCCAAGAGGTGTATTAGATCAGAGGTTGGCAGACTATAGCTTGCATGCTGCTGCTGCCTGATTTTGTGaaaaaagttttactggaacacagccatgcccatttgtgtttatgtatattgtctatggctgcttttagaTTACAGCAGTAGAGCTGAGTAGTTGCCATAGAACTATggaccacaaagcctaaaatatgtgctatttggtcctttacagaaaatgtgcCAACCTGTTCTAGACTTTTAAGGTCAGGACAATGGGCAGGGAAGTAGAGAgggtttgtttttactttagtatatacatttgaaaattcAGAACATTTTTCTACGTTGCCAAAATAACAAATGCTTAAAGTTAACAATGTATCCTTAATCTAATACAAATCTATGTTCACCCTTCCCCAGTTGGTCTAAGAAAAGTACTTTTAGAGCTGATTTTTGTCCAACCCTGGATCCAATCCAGGAACCATGCCATTACTCCAGGTTATGTGTTTTAACTCTCTTAGTCTGGATTCCTGGAACAACCTTTTTTTGGTAACACTTATTTGTTGAAGAGAATTGGGCCAGTTGTTTAGAGAGTGGTCTCGGATTTGACTGACTGCTTCTTCACAGCGTCCTTTAACTTATTCCTCTAACCACTATTTTTCCTAAACAGGATTAGATCTAGAGTAACAGGATTAGATCTAGAGTcagagagattcttttttttttggccacactgtgtggcttgtgggatcttagtcccccaaccagggattgaatccgggccctcagcagtgaaagcgcagagtccgaaccactggaccaccagggaatcccctagAGTCAGAGAGATTCAAATTAACCAGTTCTGGGGATAAAAGACATCACAGGAGAGATGTTCTTTATGTTGTGTAACATCAGGACATAGGCCCAGTTGTCCCACCATTAGCCTAATCTCTTCACTGTACGCTTGTATTTGTTGAGAGAGATTTTTGAAACTGGCTAGGTGACAAATATGTGCCCTGAGAGAATGGGCAGCTGGCAGTGCAGCTCTGATTGGTCACTGCTATACAAGAACAGGGGCCCAACATTGCCCCTATTATTTTTTCAAGAACTTATGGACATCCTAATGTTTATGCTAATGTCACAACTTTTAAATGttggctcaattttttttttttaacgggggccaaaaaaagaacaaaacaaaacaaaaacataggatccaccagttttttgttttttgtttt includes the following:
- the RNF41 gene encoding E3 ubiquitin-protein ligase NRDP1 isoform X1, whose amino-acid sequence is MGYDVTRFQGDVDEDLICPICSGVLEEPVQAPHCEHAFCNACITQWFSQQQTCPVDRSVVTVAHLRPVPRIMRNMLSKLQIACDNAVFGCSAIVRLDNLMSHLSDCEHNPKRPVTCEQGCGLEMPKDELPNHNCIKHLRSVVQQQQTRIAELEKTSAEHKHQLAEQKRDIQLLKAYMRAIRSVNPNLQSLEETIEYNEILEWVNSLQPARVTRWGGMISTPDAVLQAVIKRSLVESGCPASIVNELIENAHERSWPQGLATLETRQMNRRYYENYVAKRIPGKQAVVVMACENQHMGDDMVQEPGLVMIFAHGVEEI
- the RNF41 gene encoding E3 ubiquitin-protein ligase NRDP1 isoform X2 — encoded protein: MRNMLSKLQIACDNAVFGCSAIVRLDNLMSHLSDCEHNPKRPVTCEQGCGLEMPKDELPNHNCIKHLRSVVQQQQTRIAELEKTSAEHKHQLAEQKRDIQLLKAYMRAIRSVNPNLQSLEETIEYNEILEWVNSLQPARVTRWGGMISTPDAVLQAVIKRSLVESGCPASIVNELIENAHERSWPQGLATLETRQMNRRYYENYVAKRIPGKQAVVVMACENQHMGDDMVQEPGLVMIFAHGVEEI